One genomic region from Streptomyces sp. NBC_00582 encodes:
- a CDS encoding nucleotidyltransferase family protein: MHAVILAGGKGVRLRPYTTALPKPLVPIGDQHAILEIVLRQLATSGFTSCTIAIGHLGEIIRAYVGDGAAWGLRIDYATEESPLGTLGPLLTLREDLPETFLVMNGDVLTDLDYADVLRTHRASGAPLTIATYARKVHIDFGVLTTDSSKVVAFTEKPSMDYRVSMGVYGLSRSTLEGYTAGLPLGFDELVLDLISAQNGPHAYEFDGYWLDIGRPDDYDRANAEFTTRKSHLLKGA; this comes from the coding sequence GTGCACGCAGTGATTCTGGCCGGAGGCAAAGGCGTCCGGCTGCGGCCCTACACCACCGCGCTGCCCAAGCCGCTGGTGCCCATCGGGGACCAGCACGCGATCCTGGAGATCGTGCTGCGCCAGCTCGCCACATCCGGCTTCACGAGCTGCACCATCGCCATCGGCCACCTCGGCGAGATCATCCGCGCCTACGTCGGTGACGGAGCCGCCTGGGGCCTGCGGATCGACTACGCCACGGAGGAGAGCCCGCTCGGCACCCTCGGCCCGCTGCTCACCCTGCGTGAGGACCTGCCCGAGACGTTCCTGGTGATGAACGGCGACGTCCTGACCGACCTCGACTACGCGGACGTCCTGCGCACGCACCGCGCGTCGGGGGCGCCGCTGACCATCGCCACCTACGCCCGCAAGGTGCACATCGACTTCGGGGTGCTGACCACCGACTCCTCGAAGGTGGTCGCGTTCACCGAGAAGCCCAGCATGGACTACCGCGTCTCGATGGGCGTCTACGGTCTGTCCCGCTCGACGCTGGAGGGCTACACGGCCGGACTGCCGCTCGGTTTCGACGAGTTGGTCCTCGACCTGATAAGCGCTCAGAACGGGCCGCACGCCTACGAGTTCGACGGCTACTGGCTGGACATCGGGCGCCCCGACGACTACGACCGCGCCAACGCGGAGTTCACCACCCGCAAGTCCCATCTCCTCAAGGGAGCCTGA